One Bacillota bacterium DNA segment encodes these proteins:
- a CDS encoding TMEM165/GDT1 family protein: MGVGWAGVDWRLFLTAFGTVFLAELGDKTQLSVLLLSAQSRSRGTVFAAAALALVLDAALAAVAGGALGRAVPERLLQIGAGAAFLILGGWLLAAGLLGW, encoded by the coding sequence ATGGGCGTGGGATGGGCGGGCGTCGACTGGCGCCTCTTCCTGACCGCCTTCGGCACGGTCTTCCTGGCCGAGCTGGGCGACAAGACCCAGTTGAGCGTGCTGCTCCTCTCGGCGCAGAGCCGCTCGCGCGGGACCGTCTTCGCGGCGGCCGCGCTGGCGCTGGTGCTGGACGCGGCGCTGGCCGCCGTCGCCGGGGGCGCGCTGGGCAGGGCGGTGCCGGAGCGCCTGCTGCAGATCGGTGCGGGGGCGGCCTTCCTGATCCTGGGAGGATGGCTGCTGGCAGCCGGCCTGCTGGGGTGGTGA
- a CDS encoding ECF transporter S component, which yields MKRSVRALPFGLTLVQTVRLAVLGAMAFVLMFFAEVPLPPFPAFLKYDAGDVPAIFAALAMGPWGGALVELIKSALYLLSGKSEFGWLGVLPNLLAGLALVAVTGLTARRFPSRAGAAAGMAGGAVLMAGLLSLLNYAWFLPVLYRLPSEAVAPMVVGAILPFNLAKAGISGLVVLLLYPRLAPVVGVPVREGRVLWSGQLVEARHPR from the coding sequence GTGAAGAGATCGGTGCGTGCTCTGCCCTTCGGCCTGACGCTGGTGCAGACGGTCCGCCTGGCGGTGCTGGGCGCCATGGCCTTCGTCCTCATGTTCTTCGCGGAGGTCCCGCTGCCGCCGTTCCCGGCCTTCCTGAAGTACGACGCGGGCGACGTGCCGGCGATCTTCGCCGCGCTCGCCATGGGTCCCTGGGGCGGGGCGCTGGTGGAGCTGATCAAGTCGGCGCTCTACCTTCTGTCCGGCAAGTCGGAGTTCGGCTGGCTCGGCGTCCTGCCCAACCTCCTGGCCGGGCTGGCGCTGGTGGCGGTGACGGGCCTGACGGCGCGGCGCTTCCCCAGCCGCGCGGGCGCCGCCGCCGGCATGGCGGGCGGCGCGGTGCTGATGGCCGGGCTCCTGAGCCTGCTCAACTACGCCTGGTTTCTCCCGGTCCTCTACCGTCTCCCCTCGGAGGCGGTGGCGCCGATGGTGGTGGGCGCCATCCTCCCCTTCAACCTGGCCAAGGCGGGGATCTCCGGCCTCGTCGTGCTGCTGCTCTACCCGCGGCTGGCGCCGGTGGTGGGCGTGCCGGTCCGGGAAGGACGGGTGCTCTGGAGCGGCCAGCTGGTGGAGGCGCGCCACCCCCGCTGA